From a region of the Zingiber officinale cultivar Zhangliang chromosome 4B, Zo_v1.1, whole genome shotgun sequence genome:
- the LOC121977437 gene encoding transcription factor RAX1-like: protein MGRAPCCDKARVKKGPWSPEEDAQLKDFMDKYGTGGNWIALPQKAGLNRCGKSCRLRWLNYLRPNIKHGEFSDEEDRVICNLFSSIGSRWSIIASHLPGRTDNDIKNYWNTKLKKKFLGLVSCNSHLIKQQPQQHHHQPYLSSSCQEVVLPAGIIPHNSSAISALNFVSTSATTAASHLHVPYHYQSHQMERNNFMLNFGNSERSCSSSGGSCTPINYGRRDLQFGQYEYCDGRGFDGDNNILINAENYNLYGGRLEDDSSLLPGGGGEVKSEYTTHYNLLSSNSGCNISSNNNYSFD from the exons ATGGGGAGAGCTCCTTGCTGTGACAAGGCCAGAGTGAAGAAAGGCCCTTGGTCTCCTGAAGAGGACGCCCAGCTCAAGGACTTCATGGACAAGTATGGCACGGGTGGAAACTGGATTGCTCTTCCTCAAAAAGCAG GATTGAATAGATGTGGGAAGAGTTGCAGACTGAGATGGCTCAATTACCTACGGCCCAACATAAAACATGGAGAGTTCTCAGATGAGGAAGACAGAGTCATATGCAACCTCTTTTCTTCTATTGGAAGCAG ATGGTCCATCATAGCCTCGCATCTTCCAGGCAGGACAGACAATGATATCAAGAATTACTGGAACACCAAACTGAAGAAGAAATTTCTAGGTCTTGTTTCCTGCAACTCCCACCTGATCaaacaacaaccacaacaacatcACCATCAACCTTACTTATCATCATCATGCCAGGAAGTAGTACTCCCTGCTGGAATAATCCCTCACAACAGTAGTGCTATTAGTGCTCTCAATTTTGTATCAACTTCTGCTACTACTGCTGCCTCTCACCTTCATGTTCCATACCATTATCAATCTCATCAGATGGAGAGAAACAATTTCATGttgaattttggtaattctgaacgCAGTTGCAGCTCGTCAGGTGGGAGTTGCACCCCCATCAACTATGGAAGAAGAGATCTGCAGTTTGGACAGTATGAGTACTGCGATGGCAGAGGTTTTGATGGAGATAATAATATACTGATAAACGCGGAGAATTATAATCTTTATGGTGGTCGTCTCGAAGATGACAGCAGTTTGCTAcctggaggaggaggagaggttaAGTCAGAATATACTACTCATTATAATTTGCTGAGTTCCAATTCCGGGTGCAATATTTCTAGTAACAATAATTACTCTTTTGATTAA